One Diabrotica virgifera virgifera chromosome 3, PGI_DIABVI_V3a genomic window carries:
- the LOC114325295 gene encoding uncharacterized protein LOC114325295 codes for MYTSSDEEEALVMLAMEDDNSRKRRKWVHDINLERLKCGEYHTLMPQLRKDDKRCYIYFRMTIDCFDELLHLVENDIRKSDTNYREAISPEERLAITLRYLATGDTFYTIGHSFRVGFSTVSAIVVEVCEALCRNLQHIIYLPEPTTEIWKKSEEGFRNTWRFPNCIGSIDDPPEPELGAFQNLDNDPRRAARLAFSVREKFATYFNSGL; via the exons ATGTATACATCATCAGATGAAGAAGAAGCTCTTGTAATGTTAGCAATGGAGGACGACAATTCAAG GAAAAGAAGAAAATGGGTTCATGATATCAATCTAGAAAGACTGAAATGTGGGGAATATCACACGCTGATGCCTCAATTACGAAAAGACGATAAAAGATGCTACATTTATTTTAGAATGACAATAGATTGTTTCGATGAACTGTTGCACCTTGTAGAAAATGATATTAGAAAATCAGACACGAATTACCGAGAAGCTATTTCTCCCGAAGAACGGTTGGCCATAACATTAAg GTATCTGGCTACCGGAGATACATTTTATACAATAGGTCATAGTTTTAGAGTCGGGTTTTCGACTGTAAGTGCCATAGTTGTAGAAGTTTGTGAAGCTTTATGTAGAAATTTGCAACATATTATTTACTTGCCCGAACCAACTACAGAAATATGGAAAAAATCTGAAGAAGGTTTTAGAAATACCTGGCGATTCCCAAATTGTATTGGTAGCATCGATG ATCCACCAGAGCCTGAACTTGGAGCATTTCAAAATTTGGACAATGACCCAAGGAGAGCTGCAAGACTGGCATTTTCTGTTCGAGAAAAATTTGCCACGTATTTTAATTCAGGACTATGA
- the LOC114325297 gene encoding exosome complex component CSL4, with product MSESLICLPGQRLCLCDKVYTSGQGTYERQGYVYSQLAGYVDVVEKDGVKIVEVHTSGEQTVVPAQGDIVTAQVSVITQQYAKCFIKCVGDTVLRRPFKAVLRREDVRATEKDKVEIYKSCRPGDIILARVLPITEAHNYQLSTAENELGVVIAHSENGHPMVPISWTEMQCSKSFVKEPRKVAKVVPENYNQENTSAG from the exons ATGTCAGAATCTCTTATTTGTCTTCCTGGACAAAGGCTCTGCCTATGTGATAAAGTTTATACATCTGGACAAGGAACTTACGAACGGCAGGGATATGTTTATTCACAATTAGCTGGTTATGTGGATGTAGTGGAAAAGGATG GTGTGAAAATTGTTGAAGTACATACTAGTGGTGAACAAACAGTTGTTCCAGCTCAAGGAGATATAGTAACAGCTCAAGTATCAGTCATTACTCAACAATATGCCAAGTGCTTTATAAAATGTGTGGGAGATACAGTGTTAAGAAGGCCCTTTAAAGCAGTACTTCGTAGAGAAGATGTGAGAGCTACCGAAAAAGATAAAGTTGAAATTTATAAGAGTTGCCGACCAGGGGATATCATTTTAGCAAGAGTG TTACCCATAACAGAAGCTCACAATTACCAGTTATCAACAGCTGAAAATGAATTGGGAGTAGTGATAGCTCATTCTGAAAATGGCCATCCAATGGTACCAATCAGTTGGACAGAAATGCAGTGCTCTAAATCATTCGTTAAAGAACCAAGAAAGGTAGCAAAGGTTGTACCAGAAAATTATAATCAAGAAAATACATCTGCAGGGTGA